In Cryptococcus neoformans var. neoformans JEC21 chromosome 5 sequence, one genomic interval encodes:
- a CDS encoding cell division control protein 45, putative, giving the protein MPVVQPPADDLRPSDLTYIHAYNSIVSRVRRTAGAASGGVVILAGVDVDGLLGARILCSLFKNDDIPYRLIPVGGLTELEEKSDEALASEEIHTLILLSLGSLLTLTDFFNLPKKIHLHVIDSHRPWNLGNLFDIDLDDEDDEDAHGKVWIWGDGDEFSENMDQLRKSFEALQFLPQKDSDEDSDSDEESEAEEEEPEEEDEDEEGDDDAKDEDGWSRKRRREDSVAARRKRRRDDDRPRKLPKAIKEAHQERIAKYYNHGTYYGQSVALTIYLLATVLERADNDILWYSILGVTHQYITSHIDREKYEEYHAIFLDEVVRLNHEPDPVALRTPNPDNRNISKSEELRFMLFRHWDLYNAMLHSGYVAGRLGIWKEKGRSKLRGLLAKMGYSIQQCNQAWSHMDMELKRQLPEVLERVGPEYGLVELSYPSFTRAYGFQLSSLSAADAVEVISSLLDIAVGVRLEVDREGGKGGGEWFGGTTRWSVGTREAEMGIAASEPGERAEGIEGEESEEKKDQDWHVTNFWIAYDACDDISLLRRSLPLAMALHRAIIRAGSDLLDKSIIRTLRNFRLTILSEGPDLRLFCHPSPLSRLALWLVDATRDRWVEKIARQNAHSGGKVKSLPFVVACLNEEKGTFSVVGVTGAPEFGDVRKNKFGLAFQQAASFSNATASLDMFDTSVVEVGREDLQSFIEHLHLHSV; this is encoded by the exons ATGCCCGTAGTACAGCCACCCGCAGACGACCTACGTCCATCCGATCTTACGTATATTCACGCGTACAACTCGATCGTCTCGCGCGTTAGGAGAACAGCTGGGGCTGCTTCTGGAGGAGTGGTCATCCTCGCTGGGGTTGATGTC GATGGACTCTTGGGTGCAAGGATACTATGTTCGTTGTTCAAAAACGATGACATTCCTTATCGATTGATCCCTGTGGGCGGGTTGAcagagctggaagagaagagtgaTGAAGCGCTTGCCTCTGAAGAA ATACACACTCTCATACTGCTGTCCCTCGGATCCCTATTAACTTTAACAGACTTTTTCAACCTTCCAAAGAAGATTCATCTTCATGTAATTGACTCCCATCGCCCATGGAATTTGGGTAATTTGTTCGACATTGATCtcgacgatgaggatgatgaagacgcTCACGGGAAGGTGTGGATTtggggagatggggatgagtTCTCCGAAAACATGGACCAACTGCGAAAAAGCTTCGAGGCTTTGCAATTTCTACCGCAAAAGGACTCGGATGAAGACAGTGACTCTGATGAAGAATcagaggcggaagaggaggaaccggaagaggaagatgaagatgaagagggcgatgatgatgctaaagatgaagatggatggtCAAGGAAACGGAGGCGAGAGGATTCTGTTgcggcaagaaggaaacgGCGACGAGACGATGATCGA CCGCGTAAACTTCCTAAAGCAATCAAAGAGGCGCATCAAGAACGAATAGCCAAATACTACAATCACGGGACATATTACGGGCAATCTGTCGCTCTCACAATCTATCTGCTTGCTACGGTCCTTGAACGAGCCGACAATGACATATTATGGTATTCAATCCTCGGCGTCACTCATCAATACATTACATCCCATATCGATCGCGAAAAGTATGAAGAATATCATGCAATCTTCCTTGACGAGGTCGTGCGGCTCAATCACGAACCAGACCCTGTGGCTCTACGGACTCCTAATCCCGACAATAGGAATATATCCAAGAGCGAAGAGTTACGATTCATGTTGTTCAGACATTGGGACCTATACAATGCGATGTTACATAGCGGATACGTTGCTGGCCGGTTGGGAAtatggaaagaaaagggaagaagcaagcTGCGTGGTTTATTGGCCAAGATGGG TTACTCAATCCAACAATGCAATCAGGCATGGTCACACATGGACATGGAGCTCAAACGTCAATTACCTGAAGTGCTCGAGCGTGTCGGTCCCGAATACGGTCTCGTCGAGCTTTCTTACCCGTCTTTCACCCGCGCTTACGGGTTTCAACTATCTTCACTCTCAGCAGCAGATGCCGTCGAGGTCATATCTTCTTTACTGGATATAGCGGTGGGCGTAAGGTTAGAGGTTGACAGGGAAGGCGGTAAAGGAGGCGGTGAGTGGTTTGGAGGCACCACCAGATGGAGCGTTGGTACGCGGGAAGCGGAAATGGGCATTGCTGCCAGCGAACCAGGAGAAAGAGCAGAAGGtattgaaggagaagaatccgaagagaaaaaagatcAAGACTGGCATGTGACCAACTTTTGGATCGCCTATGATGCGTGCGACGA TATCTCCCTTTTGCGGCGCTCTCTCCCATTAGCTATGGCTCTTCATCGAGCCATCATACGCGCGGGATCCGATTTGCTTGATAAATCCATCATCCGTACGCTTCGGAACTTCCGTCTGACCATCCTGAGCGAAGGTCCTGACCTTCGGCTCTTCTGtcatccttcccctctgTCACGTCTTGCTCTTTGGTTGGTCGATGCTACGCGGGACCGGTGGGTCGAGAAAATCGCTCGACAAAACGCACATTCTGGAGGCAAGGTTAAGAGTTTACCGTTTGTAGTAGCATGCTTgaatgaggagaaggggacTTTCTCAGTGGTGGGTGTAACTGGTGCACCAGAGTTTGGCGATGTGAGGAAAAA TAAATTTGGTCTCGCTTTCCAACAAGCagcttccttttccaaTGCTACAGCAAGTCTGGATATGTTTGACACTAGTGTTGTTGAAGTTGGCCGAGAGGATCTTCAGTCATTCATTGAACATCTGCACCTACACTCCGTCTAG
- a CDS encoding expressed protein, whose translation MAVQYLKRTRTRNSLPYDLLHIIINLLISTDSLGTLAALQRCSQAYYDLITPLLYTHVHIHSDDQLQRFLTLPSESRTRRKSKGFSLLSSKAMKRARSGSLQTPEKKLQALTLVKSLTLDVYPSRTSLKLASKLPQVIPAKFLTFTPSAVLSLHAKLLRSQAPRILATFWAGHLPSLIQPQQVTINYSSLDVRTLLQGDKKENWWDTFGGLSVALQHWEKLEKIELRGEVWGLIVPSPGVEMEMVHTTFVPNEDVVDEAIMFEEGDESDGNNDIPQDGIHSSTPVQIPNPNIAVLPQAANNNDNADDTLTPRQKLLKDRKEALLLGLLANYQVVQHTQHQALATHPNHLTSYVPQHFITNGRRSRMLWKLKGFFPPPDGDVDEDGIEWKSDDEKREELENDRKEVASWLMNELDQQCPELARDYGRMIDGRRELDCLQWIS comes from the exons ATGGCCGTACA ATATTTGAAACGCACTCGCACTCGAAATTCTCTGCCATACGACCTCTTGCACATTATCATCAACCTTCTTATCTCGACGGACTCGCTTGGAACACTCGCAGCTCTGCAACGTTGTTCACAGGCATACTATGATCTCATCACCCCCCTCTTGTACACCCATGTTCACATTCATTCGGATGATCAACTCCAACGATTCTTGACTCTCCCCTCTGAGAGTCGTACCCGACGCAAGAGCAAAGGCTTCAGCCTGTTGAGCTCCAAGGCGATGAAAAGAGCAAGATCAGGAAGTTTGCAAACGCCAGAGAAGAAACTTCAGGCGTTGACACTCGTTAAGAGTTTGACTCTTGACGtttatccttctcgaactAGTCTCAAGTTGGCCAGCAAGCTTCCCCAAGTCATCCCGGCCAAATTCCTTACTTTCACACCATCTGCTGTTCTCTCACTCCATGCCAAACTTCTTCGCTCCCAAGCTCCTCGAATCCTCGCGACATTCTGGGCTGGACACTTGCCTTCGCTCATTCAGCCTCAACAGGTCACTATTAACTACTCGAGCCTTGACGTCAGAACGTTACTCCAAggggacaagaaggagaacTGGTGGGATACCTTTGGAGGCCTTAGTGTGGCCCTGCAACACTGGGagaagctggagaagattgaaCTGAGGGGCGAGGTTTGGGGCCTCATAGTTCCTTCGCCAGGAgtcgagatggagatggtaCATACTACTTTCGTGCCTAACGAAGACGTAGTTGACGAGGCAATTATGTTcgaagagggagatgagagcGATGGGAACAACGACATACCGCAAGATGGGATCCATAGTAGCACTCCAGTTCAGATTCCGAATCCCAATATCGCAGTCCTGCCCCAAGCagccaacaacaacgacaACGCAGATGACACCCTGACCCCCAGACAAAAGCTTCTCAAAGACCGCAAggaagctcttcttctcggaCTATTAGCAAACTATCAAGTCGTCCAGCATACCCAACATCAAGCCCTGGCTACCCATCCCAATCATCTGACTTCTTATGTACCTCAGCATTTCATCACGAACGGTAGACGTTCAAGAATGCTTTGGAAGTTGAAAggtttctttcctcctcctgacggcgatgtggatgaggatgggatAGAATGGAAGAGTGACGacgaaaaaagggaagagttggagaatgATAGAAAAGAAGTGGCCTCATGGCTGATGAACGAGCTGGACCAGCAATGTCCGGAGCTGGCACGGGATTATGGAAGAATGATAGACGGCAGGAGGGAACTAGATTGTTTGCAATGGATTTCTtag
- a CDS encoding nuclear segregation protein Bfr1, putative: MPPPTSSLKPTAAKSATDAGSGAKATGDKKSSGQLAKPDQSKYNAEQDEINKEIAAVKEKIEAVRSRIALSQAPTSNDRRSAIKAELDSLRSEQAKFKGDRNKLFEEMKRLQEGVQKKIKDVQGQRNKSGFKSVADIDARIESLDKQVESGSMKLVDEKKALQEITTLRRSRKTLEASGSIDESIAADKAKIDELKKQLDDPEAKKVNDRFDELKKEMDGLREEGNKAFEERGKLFDERNKLSAEMDELYDRKRKSAQKWREDNDKYYAKVQADRQARQERFKVEKAREDAERREQEIARLREEARAPAFASETDDCGVLINWFKGKYGSGEVPSTHAGGKPDSATVVEGVKALEIRKVDDEAFKGMTLKKKDDELGGFFGGSGKSKKKGKKGNSGTATPANQEGGNSTKEAVNLPMSLLSTLLSLGISPPSGKDDVQRTVDDLETKKAWFEANSAAKTKAEIERVEKLVAKMQKKNGATTEPESENDTSDEAQVKSGVHEPYHTVAVSGEATGPEEVQEDGDQLPQEDDEEGEAEVKKVDSALDEIREKEGL, encoded by the exons ATGCCTcctcccacctcttctctcaaGCCCACTGCTGCCAAGTCTGCCACTGATGCCGGCAGCGGTGCAAAGGCCACTGGCGACAAGAAGTCCAGTGGACAATTGGCCAAGCCTGACCAGTCCAAATACAATGCAGAGCAAGATGAGATCAACAAAGAGATTGCCGCtgtcaaggagaagatt GAGGCTGTCCGTTCCCGTATTGCCCTTTCTCAAGCGCCGACATCCAACGACCGTCGATCTGCTATCAAGGCGGAGCTTGACAGCCTCCGCTCTGAACAGGCCAAGTTCAAGGGTGACAGGAACAAGCTCTTTGAGGAAATGAAACGGTTGCAGGAGGGCgtccagaagaagattaaGGACGTTCAAGGCCAGAGAAACAAGTCGGGATTCAAGAGCGTAGCTGACATTGATGCCCGAATTGA GTCCCTTGACAAGCAAGTTGAATCCGGCAGCATGAAGCTTgtggacgagaagaaggctctTCAGGAAATCACCACTCTTCGTCGATCTCGCAAGACTCTTGAAGCCTCTGGCTCCATCGACGAGAGCATCGCTGCCGACAAGGCTAAGATCGATGAGCTCAAGAAGCAGCTTGACGACCCtgaagcgaagaaggtcaACGACAGGTTCGATgagctgaagaaggaaatggatggCTTAAGGGAGGAGGGTAACAAGGCTTTCGAGGAGAGGGGCAAATTGTTCGACGAGAGAAACAAGCTGTCTGCCGAGATG GACGAGCTTTACGACCGAAAGCGAAAGTCTGCCCAGAAGTGGAGGGAGGACAACGACAA ATACTACGCTAAGGTCCAAGCCGATCGACAAGCTCGTCAAGAACGTTTCAAGGTCGAAAAGGCCCGAGAAGATGCCGAACGACGGGAGCAGGAAATCGCTCGTCTTCGTGAAGAAGCTCGTGCTCCTGCGTTCGCCTCCGAGACTGACGACTGCGGTGTCCTCATTAACTGGTTCAAAGGCAAGTACGGCTCTGGTGAGGTGCCCTCTACCCATGCTGGCGGTAAGCCTGATTCCGCTACTGTCGTTGAGGGTGTCAAGGCTTTAGAAATCCGAAAGGTGGACGACGAAGCTTTCAAGGGAATGActttgaaaaagaaagatgatgagcttggCGGATTCTTTGGTGGCAGCggaaagagcaagaagaaggggaaaaagggTAACAGCGGCACTGCCACCCCTGCTAATCAGGAGGGAGGAAACAGCACCAAGGAGGCTGTCAACTTGCCTATGTCTCTCTTGAGTACTCTTTTGAGTCTGGGCATCTCCCCTCCTAGCGGCAAGGACGATGTGCAGAGGACGGTGGATGATCTTGAGACGAAGAAAGCTTGGTTCGAGGCCAACTCTGCTGCGAAGACTAAG GCCGAGATTGAGCGCGTGGAGAAACTTGTCGCCAAaatgcagaagaagaacggTGCTACCACTGAGCCCGAGTCCGAGAATGATACATCTGATGAGGCTCAGGTGAAGAGTGGCGTCCACGAGCCCTACCACA CTGTTGCTGTTAGCGGCGAGGCTACTGGTCCCGAAGAAGTTCAGGAAGATGGCGACCAGCTTCCCCaggaggacgacgaggaaggagaagcggaGGTCAAGAAGGTTGACTCTGCTCTGGATGAGAtcagagaaaaggagggacTTTAA
- a CDS encoding glutathione-disulfide reductase, putative — MPPINKAQAEQVGEYDYFVIGGGSGGLASARRAGSYGAKVGLVEVSPRLGGTCVNVGCVPKKIMWYTADVAENLRKSAQYGFGKEGEGYKLAADFNWTELKHKRDAYIHRLNGIYESNLEKDHVDHHQGWASFVDANTVAIEPPNGDKYTVKAKNIVIAVGGRPTVPSEKDIPGASYGITSDEFFELETQPKRVAVIGAGYIAVELAGVFNTLGSETHLVIRHNQLLRTFDPMMSEVLVPCMEKAGMKIHKKTHVKKVEKTSSGSLLVHLDSSSEPIEVDCLLWAIGRHADTAKLGLDKAGVKYDKKGDVIVDDYQNTNVPGIYAVGDVGGRMLLTPVAIAAGRRLSNRLFGPEKYKNDKLSYDNIPSVVFSHPTIGSIGLSEPEAREKFGDDNIKIYKTSFRAMSFAMLDEDHKQPTAYKLICTGPDEKVVGLHIIGEGSDEMLQGFGVAIKMGATKEDFDACVAIHPTSSEELVTLR, encoded by the exons ATGCCTCCCATCAACAAGGCCCAAGCTGAGCAAGTCGGCGAATA CGACTACTTTGTCATCGGTGGTGGTTCCGGTGGTCTCGCCTCTGCT AGGCGAGCCGGTTCTTACGGTGCCAAAGTCGGTCTTGTTGAGGTTTCTCCTCGACTGGGTGGTACTTGTGTGAACGTCGG TTGTGTGCCCAAGA AGATCATGTG GTATACTGCAGACGTCGCCGAAAACCTTCGTAAATCTGCCCAATACGGCTTCGGcaaggagggtgagggCTACAAGCTCGCTGCTGACTTCAACTGGACCGAGCTCAAGCACAAGCGAGACGCCTACATCCACCGTCTCAACGGTATTTA CGAGAGCAATCTTGAGAAGGACCACGTCGATCACCATCAAGGCTGGGCCTCTTTTGTCGATGCCAACACTGTCGCGATCGAGCCTCCCAATGGCGACAAGTACACCGTGAAAGCGAAGAACATCGTTATCGCCGTCGGTGGCCGACCCACCGTCCCTTCAGAGAAAGACATCCCTGGTGCTTCCTATGGTATCACTTCTGACGAATTCTTCGAACTCGAAACTCAGCCCAAGAGGGTCGCAGTCATCGGCGCCGGTTACATCGCGGTAGAGTTGGCTGGTGTCTTCAATACCCTCGGCTCAGAGACCCACTTAGTTATTAGGCACAACCAGCTTTTGAGGACCTTTGATCCTATGATGTCAGAGGTCCTGGTTCCTTGCATGG AGAAGGCCGGCATGAAGATTCACAAGAAAACTCATGTCaagaaggttgagaagaCTTCTTCTggctctcttcttgttcacTTAGACTCCTCTTCCGAACCCATTGAGGTCGACTGCCTTCTTTGGGCTATTGGCCGACACGCTGATACTGCCAAGTTGGGCCTTGACAAGGCCGGCGTGAAGTACGACAAGAAGGGCGATGTCATTGTTGACGATTACCAGAACACCAACGTTCCTGGAATCTACGCTGTTGGTGATGTGGGAGGCAGGATGTTATTGACCCCTGTGGCTATTGCTGCtggaaggaggttgagtAACAGACTGTTCGGCCCCGAGAAATATAAGAACGACAAGTTGAGCTACGACAACATCCCCAGTGTCGTCTTCTC CCATCCCACTATCGGCTCCATTGGTCTCTCTGAGCCTGAAGCCAGGGAGAAGTTCGGTGACGATAACATCAAGATTTACAAAACCTCT TTCCGTGCTATGTCTTTCGCCATGCTTGATGAAGACCACAAACAACCCACAGCATATAAGCTCATTTGCACTGGTCCTGATGAGAAGGTCGTCGGTCTTCACATCATCGGTGAAGGCAGTGACGAGATGCTCCAAGGCT TTGGCGTCGCCATCAAAATGGGCGCTACTAAGGAGGACTTTGACGCTTGCGTTGCCATCC ACCCCACCTCATCCGAGGAGCTCGTTACCCTTCGTTAA
- a CDS encoding expressed protein: protein MAQSKNDTVAVLSAFITLLRSPSPITLSNRTLLGAITHFFSSLSPTPLKEFILELISSQSLWDTPTISTADVRDAIRLSVSAVVDRINEEKKDVYFSHYRTTAKARSWLAHVLTSVLSSSNDSSRPLHILVGVLEGLDDVQMVDWGHSRVKLEEEVILRLAGCIDKNLDDNLLLFCTAIPHLDAKRAGVLDILSLNAELEKHFYTLIDQSQRDSPNGVDNLAITSRALARSFVILDSGGPSSRGHLWDALSRFCLTIRDIGGQLEKQLSEQTVDATPTLEHHKSVFSSFLLPASAIIDILVARVTSSENESPAVDRAVELLLALASFAYLTDDSKGSFENYHRILFGSLDIVSGKGGVQAAERLFALLGQEDPLSDGRAAFLLLLGDELVHQLGRRSIDILLPLAEEHSYRYQHRPSFEAAHTFFLSLLRASAATFGTSASQSDFFDILLPNYLTILIKQINSGNISDNQFKDAYPMITSYAALRGPSSVSLCRLYMSRLSPSRASRQVAIRLAPYIPTCDLPAYLDSISTAIQETPRGSEDRLILMEEAFKMVTQDLRDEHRRLGMEWWLQWKAKLDDKEGKMGFWKARL, encoded by the exons ATGGCCCAATCTAAGAATGACACCGTTGCCGTCTTGTCGGCCTTTATCAcccttcttcgctctccttctccaatcACGCTGTCCAATCGAACTCTACTTGGCGCCATCACGcatttcttttcctccctcaGCCCGACTCCTCTCAAAGAGTTCATCTTAGAGCTCATATCCTCACAATCATTATGGGATACGCCCACCATATCAACAGCGGACGTCAGGGACGCCATTAGGCTCTCAGTCTCTGCTGTAGTCGACAGAATCaacgaggaaaagaaagatgtTTACTTTTCTCATTATAGGACGACAGCCAAGGCTAGAAGCTGGCTTGCACATGTCTTGACGAGCGTATTATCCTCGTCCAATGACTCCTCCAGACCACTGCATATCTTGGTAGGAGTCTTAGAGGGTTTGGATGACGTGCAGATGGTAGACTGGGGTCATTCCAGGGTCAaactggaggaagaagtgatTCTCCGGCTAGCAGGGTGCATCGACAAAAACCTGGATGACAATCTGCTACTTTTCTGTACAGCTATACCTCATCTGGATGCAAAGAGAGCGGGTGTCCTGGATATATTG AGTCTAAATGCTGAGTTGGAAAAACATTTTTACACGTTGATCGATCAATCACAAAGAGACAGTCCAAATGGCGTGGATAATCTTGCCATAACGTCAAGAGCCTTGGCACGTTCGTTCGTCATTCTTGATTCAGGAGGGCCATCAAGCAGAGGTCATCTCTGGGATGCCCTCAGCAGATTCTGCTTAACCATTCGGGACATAGGGGGCCAACTTGAAAAACAACTGTCTGAACAAACAGTTGATG CAACCCCGACTCTAGAACATCATAAATCAGtcttctcatctttccttctccccgcCTCCGCAATTATTGACATTCTCGTTGCCAGAGTCACTTCATCTGAGAATGAATCTCCGGCCGTCGATCGTGCGGTAGAGCTGCTTCTCGCCTTAGCGTCCTTCGCCTACCTCACTGATGACAGTAAAGGTAGTTTTGAGAATTACCACCGCATACTGTTTGGGTCACTCGATATCGTATCAGGGAAAGGTGGGGTGCAAGCTGCCGAAAGGCTCTTTGCCCTTTTGGGCCAAGAGGATCCATTATCAGACGGGAGAGCTGCATTTCTGTTGCTGTTAGGAGATGAGTTGGTTCATCAACTTGGTCGTCGCTCTATTGATATCCTATTACCCCTCGCGGAAGA GCACTCGTACAGATACCAACACCGTCCTAGTTTCGAGGCTGCACATAcgtttttcctttcccttctccgcGCTTCAGCGGCCACTTTCGGCACATCAGCTTCGCAAAGCGATTTTTTCGATATCCTATTGCCCAACTATCTTACCATTTTGATCAAA CAAATAAACTCGGGGAACATCAGTGATAATCAGTTCAAAGACGCTTATCCCATGATCACCTCTTACGCTGCTTTGCGAGGCCCTTCGTCTGTTTCGCTTTGCCGACTGTATATGTCtcgtctttctccttcccgcGCAAGCCGTCAGGTGGCCATTCGTCTGGCGCCTTACATCCCAACATGCGATTTACCAGCGTACCTCGACAGCATATCCACTGCTATCCAAGAGACACCCAGGGGCTCTGAAGATAGATTGATAttgatggaggaggcgTTTAAAATGGTTACTCAAGATCTTAGAGATGAACATAGAAGGTTAGGGATGGAGTGGTGGCTCCAATGGAAAGCCAAACTGGATGacaaggaagggaaaatgGGATTTTGGAAAGCAAGactatga